A stretch of Scheffersomyces stipitis CBS 6054 chromosome 2, complete sequence DNA encodes these proteins:
- the GHC1 gene encoding GTP cyclohydrolase I (GTP-CH-I) (go_funtion GTP cyclohydrolase I activity~go_process biosynthesis) yields the protein MSDTPAKSSASSEHEELNGTYSPRPILPIKRSKLTGSSEFHVGTPLQTRVASPCTLNPPIDSDGLSWPSQGARKRIEQTPEEAEAREARIADAVKVILHELGEDVDREGLLETPERYARAMLFFTKGYEDNIRDVIKRAVFEENHDEMVIVRDIEIYSLCEHHLVPFFGKAHIAYIPNKRVLGLSKLARLAEMYARRFQVQERLTKQIAMALSEILRPRGVAVVIEATHMCMVSRGVQKTGSSTTTSCMLGCFRDHQKTREEFLTLLGRK from the coding sequence ATGTCTGATACTCCAGCTAAAAGCTCAGCCTCTAGCGAGCACGAAGAACTCAACGGAACCTATTCTCCTAGACCCATTTTGCCCATCAAGAGATCAAAGCTCACTGGAAGTTCTGAATTCCATGTGGGTACGCCTCTTCAGACTCGTGTAGCTTCTCCATGTACATTGAATCCCCCCATTGACAGTGACGGTTTGTCGTGGCCATCACAGGGagcaagaaagagaatCGAGCAGACACCAGAAGAGGCGGAAGCACGAGAAGCTCGTATAGCAGATGCCGTGAAAGTCATTTTGCACGAGTTGGGTGAAGATGTAGACAGAGAAGGTTTGCTTGAGACCCCGGAACGGTATGCCAGAGCAATGTTATTCTTCACCAAGGGCTATGAAGATAACATTAGAGATGTTATCAAGAGAGCTGTTTTTGAAGAGAACCACGACGAGATGGTGATAGTGAGAGACATTGAGATTTATTCGTTGTGTGAGCACCACTTGGTTCCGTTTTTCGGCAAAGCCCATATTGCTTATATTCCCAACAAAAGAGTCTTGGGCCTTTCCAAGTTGGCCCGTTTGGCTGAGATGTATGCCCGTAGATTCCAGGTCCAGGAACGTTTGACGAAACAAATTGCCATGGCACTCTCTGAGATCTTGAGACCTCGTGGTGTAGCTGTAGTAATTGAAGCTACTCACATGTGTATGGTCAGTCGAGGAGTTCAGAAGACAGGCTCTTCAACCACTACCAGTTGTATGTTGGGCTGTTTCCGCGACCACCAAAAGACCAGGGAAGAGTTCTTAACGTTGTTGGGAAGAAAGTAG
- the GTA2 gene encoding amidase (GATA)-like protein (glutamyl-tRNA (Gln) amidotransferase subunit A~go_funtion amidase activity), protein MLRVRIVGRPQKLVPSFCRLVHRASASTSDPWNSLISSRINTNKDTTSAEKNTVTGSSTSCNSSTASTDAASSPAGSLSGTTYIAKDNIVTTHEFSTGASRILSNYRSPFDATVVLLLDAAGSTLLGKSNLDEFGMGSSTTNSHYGTTLNPLYSVEVETGKAHISGGSSGGSAAAVAGKLANFALGTDTGGSVRQPASYCGTVGFKPTYGRISRWGVISYAQTLDTVGIISDDIHTVEKVYHVLDKYDDKDPTSLPDDIRNSLKSKCSEDVNSTSLTVGVPREFVVGDLSQEVKEVWFSVLSQLQDMGHTVKIVSVPSIKQSLSSYYTLATAEAASNLSRYDGVRYGQTTEDLQEKAHDLIVANRTNGFGPEVQRRILLGNYTLSSESGDHYIKATQVREKLVNEFNQVFNLRHVFSNDTNVDKETSGRCDILVAPTAINSAPTLEEYHQQNETNFLNDYVNDILTVPASLAGLPTISIPRGKHGIQIMGQFGADQTVLDVSKKLMEVK, encoded by the coding sequence ATGCTTCGTGTTCGGATTGTTGGTCGACCTCAGAAGCTTGTTCCGAGCTTTTGTCGGCTTGTACATCGTGCCTCAGCATCTACTTCTGATCCTTGGAACagtttgatttcatctAGGATCAATACCAACAAAGACACAACTTCTGCAGAGAAGAACACTGTCACCGGGTCTTCCACTAGttgcaattcttctacagcTTCTACGGATGCTGCTTCAAGTCCGGCTGGAAGTCTTTCCGGAACTACGTACATAGCGAaagacaatattgtcacAACTCATGAGTTCTCCACCGGAGCTTCTAGAATACTTCTGAACTACAGAAGTCCGTTTGATGCTACAGTGGTTTTGCTTTTGGATGCTGCTGGACTGACTTTGCTAGGTAAAAGCAACTTAGACGAGTTTGGAATGGGGTCTTCTACCACGAATTCCCATTATGGTACGACATTGAATCCGTTGTATagtgttgaagttgaaactGGAAAAGCACACATTTCTGGAGGTTCTTCAGGAGGATCGGCGGCTGCTGTTGCCGGAAAACTTGCTAATTTTGCCTTGGGAACTGATACAGGGGGATCAGTGAGACAGCCAGCCAGCTACTGTGGGACTGTCGGCTTCAAACCAACATACGGCAGGATCTCAAGATGGGGAGTCATATCTTATGCTCAGACTCTTGACACCGTAGGAATCATTTCTGATGACATCCATACTGTAGAGAAAGTGTACCATGTCTTGGATAAGTACGATGACAAGGATCCCACATCATTGCCAGATGATATAAGGAACtctttgaaatcaaaatgtTCAGAAGATGTCAACAGCACCTCATTGACAGTAGGAGTTCCCCGTGAGTTTGTAGTAGGGGATCTCTCTCAGGAAGTAAAGGAAGTCTGGTTTTCAGTTCTTTCACAATTGCAGGACATGGGCCATACAGTCAAGATAGTGTCCGTTCCGTCTATAAAGCAGCTGTTGCTGTCATACTACACGCTTGCTACAGCCGAAGCTGCCTCCAACCTCTCTCGCTACGATGGGGTCAGATACGGACAAACTACAGAAGACCTTCAAGAGAAAGCACATGATCTCATTGTAGCCAACAGAACCAACGGATTTGGACCAGAGGTCCAGCGCAGAATTCTCTTGGGAAATTATACGCTTTCGTCAGAATCGGGAGATCACTATATTAAGGCAACTCAGGTCAGAGAGAAGCTTGTCAATGAATTCAACCAGGTGTTCAATCTTAGGCATGTATTTCTGAACGATACTAATGTAGATAAAGAAACACTGGGTAGATGTGATATCTTGGTGGCTCCTACGGCTATAAACAGCGCTCCCACACTTGAAGAGTACCATCAGCAAAATgaaaccaacttcttgaatgaCTACGTGAACGATATCTTGACTGTTCCAGCTTCTTTGGCTGGTTTGCCTACCATATCCATACCTCGGGGTAAACATGGAATCCAAATCATGGGCCAATTTGGAGCTGATCAAACAGTGCTAGATGTATCCAAAAAGTTAATGGAAGTAAAATAA